The following proteins are encoded in a genomic region of Populus nigra chromosome 16, ddPopNigr1.1, whole genome shotgun sequence:
- the LOC133675814 gene encoding protein EXORDIUM-like 7 codes for MHKKLRQCHVLLLSLFCSSSLASSLSQVNLFNQAKNYEGSSDLVDLQYHMGPVLAGPVNLYIIWYGRWNRNHQATIRDFIYSLSYSSPYPSVSDWWRTVRLYTDQTGSNVTGNIVLSGEFYDYRYSHGRYLSRLAMQSIIKSAVTAHPRALPLNPHNGLYLVLTSGDVQVQDFCRAVCGFHYFTFPTIVGVTVPYAWVGYSGTQCPGMCAYPFAWPKYSGKPPPSTNGGNNIMRAPNGDPGVDGMISVLAHELAEVSSNPFINAWYAGDDPTSPTEIADLCLGVYGTGGGGGFVGKVNKDSWGDGYNVNGVKGRRFLVQWVWNPVKRRCFGPNAID; via the coding sequence ATGCATAAGAAGCTTAGGCAATGCCATGTTCTCTTGCTTTCTCTGTTTTGTTCGTCTTCTTTGGCCTCTTCATTGAGCCAAGTTAACCTATTCAACCAAGCCAAGAACTATGAGGGCTCCTCTGATTTAGTAGACCTTCAGTACCACATGGGGCCTGTTCTGGCTGGACCTGTCAACTTGTACATTATCTGGTATGGTCGATGGAACCGAAACCACCAAGCTACTATTAGAGATTTCATCTATTCCCTCTCTTATTCATCTCCTTACCCTTCTGTTTCTGATTGGTGGAGGACAGTCCGTCTTTATACAGACCAAACAGGATCGAATGTCACTGGAAACATTGTCCTGTCAGGGGAGTTCTATGACTATAGATACTCTCATGGTCGTTATCTAAGTCGTTTGGCGATGCAATCCATCATCAAATCTGCAGTCACTGCCCATCCAAGAGCTTTACCTCTCAATCCTCACAATGGTCTCTACTTAGTGCTGACTTCTGGTGATGTTCAAGTTCAAGATTTCTGTAGAGCAGTTTGTGGTTTTCACTACTTCACATTTCCGACCATAGTTGGTGTCACTGTGCCTTATGCCTGGGTTGGTTATAGCGGAACTCAATGTCCTGGTATGTGTGCTTATCCATTTGCATGGCCTAAGTATTCAGGGAAGCCACCGCCAAGCACTAACGGAGGCAACAACATAATGAGAGCCCCAAACGGAGATCCTGGTGTAGACGGAATGATCAGTGTGCTTGCTCATGAGTTAGCAGAAGTGTCAAGTAATCCATTTATCAATGCATGGTATGCAGGAGATGACCCTACCTCGCCAACCGAGATAGCAGATTTATGCCTGGGCGTGTATGGGACTGGTGGGGGTGGAGGTTTTGTGGGGAAAGTGAATAAAGATTCTTGGGGAGATGGGTACAATGTGAACGGAGTGAAAGGGAGGAGGTTCCTGGTGCAATGGGTATGGAACCCTGTGAAAAGGAGATGCTTTGGGCCCAATGCCATTGATTAG